The Lolium rigidum isolate FL_2022 chromosome 1, APGP_CSIRO_Lrig_0.1, whole genome shotgun sequence region TAATAAATAGCATAACTGCTGCTGAATTTACCGCTTCCCAAACTAGAAACAAATCCTTACAAAAGCGATGCTTCTCCAACCAATTCCCAGTTCAACTTTGGAAACTACagattcatgaatcaataacacggTGGCCAATTTTGAGCTGACTATAGCCGTGTTTGACCATTTGATTGTGGGCTTGATTAAGATCAGGAAGGAGCACATTATGGCTCGATTGAGGTTGCTGAACTGTGTGGTGCTGAACTTAGTTTATAATCTGCTTCAGAAAACTAGCCTCGAAAGCAGGTTAAAGTTGGTTAAACAAACAGTAAAATATACAACAACTGGTTAGAAAAACATGATTATCATAGTCCACCGCAAGGCCACACACTGCGTAAGTAGAACGACTGCTTCACGTTTGCCTTTTCGCTACATATCAAACATGATTATCTTAATCGACCTAATATTATCACATGGATGTCGTGAATCCGCCCTTCATACCAAGGGCCATCATTTATGGTCTATTTTGGCATGGAAAATTGCTTCATGTCCAGGGCAACGTCCTACCCTTTTGAGAAAACCACATAAAATTTCAGGATAGAATATTTCAGTAATTTTGAATTAACTCATTGATGTAGTTTTAAATTTCATGTTCAAACTTCCCCTGTTGTCAAGGACATAAAAGAAAGGCAAGCAACATGGTAGCTGAATGGATGCACTGTCCATCACTTACTGCTTCTCTTTCTTTATTCTTGACAACAGGTCAATTTTGAGTAGGGGATTTTGCAACGTTTACAATAATTAAGTATCTACATCCATTAATTTTGCCATATATTTAGGAATATTGCACCATGCTCTAATGGAACTCTTTAGTACGCTGAAACCCGTGTCCTGAGGTTATAAATAATGATGGCAATGTAGTGCCATAACACGCCTGCAAACTGCAGTATCAACTGGTTATATCTGGTTTGCATATTATCATTTGATCACTGCAACTGCAAAGACACTTAGTTTCTTGATTTTCATTGTGTTCCTTGCTGTAATTTTTCTGATGAGCTGCGAAAATATGTGCACCTCAGCAAGTATCAGTTTTGGTCATATTTAGTTCAGGAATTAGATAAATCTCTTCTATCGTGACTCTATGATAATCCACCTCCACTTATGGCAGGTTTAATGGTGGGAGGGCTTGCTAGCATATCTAACACTCAGAAAAGTACTAGGTCTTCACTGTCTTCTTCCCAGAAATCTAAGTGTCCCGAGTTGTTCCTTTTTGACCGTGCTGACATGCTACCCTTTTCTGTGTCATTTCAGGAGATGGTTCAATTTCCGGGAAGAGCTTTTCTTTATGTTATTGCTGCCCCCGATTATATTATATCCTTAACATGTGCTTCATTTTATCCCCTTATAAAAAATGGTTTACTTTACTTCCCACTATTTATTTTGCAAAGCTTACACTGAATGTTTTGCTTGACTACACGCTACCCAGTCTGGCTTCAGCTTAGCACCAGTAGGTGTTTGATTTCCCAAGCCCCCATATTTTTTAGATTCTGTCTAGCTTCAACTAAATCTGTTATCTCTGTACTTGCAGAAACCGTTCTTCTCAAACTTTGGtgctattattacttttgcaatcGTTGGAACCTTTATCGCCTCCATTGTCACAGGTGTTCTAGTGTAAGATTCTGGATTTCTGGACTAGTTTGCTTGCACTTATTGTATGTGAACCCTTTGTAAACATCTGATGATGCGCTTGTCATTGCAGCTACCTTGCTGGGTTAATACATCTTGTCTATAGGATGCCTCTGATCGAGTCTATgatgtttggtgcccttgtatcAGCAACTGACCCTGTAACTGTGCTGTCCATATTTCAGGTTTCTGTCGTCACCTTAGGCACTAGCACACTATGTTTTCTGGTATTCTGAAAGCAAACATTTACTCACATTCCATTTAACTGCAGGAACTTGGTACAGATGTGAACCTCTATGCGTTGGTTTTCGGTGAATCTGTGCTAAACGATGCTGTATGATTTCTGTTTACACAAAATTGTTAATATTATTGCTCTTACTGATCCTTACACCTTGCTTGATATCAACCTGTTTTGGGGCGATGAAGATGGCAATTTCCTTGTACAGGTCAGGACGGTATTTTTATCTCCTTTGCTTCATTTTTTGTTTCTTCAGAATCTCTATTGACTCTAATTCATGTCAGGACTATGTCATCTCTGAGAACAAATCCTTCTAGCCAAAACATTTTCATAGTTATCTTGAGGTTTCTTGAGGACTTCTTTGGATCAATGTCAATAGGTAACGTGACAGATTTTGTATGCATATGGACATTACCTGAACAGATTTCCTGCCTACAGTTCTGATGTCCATTTTCCCTGGTATCATTTTATGCTTATGCATTTAGGTACAGACATTTGCATGGCGTTTTGAAGTGTCTTTCTTACTATGATCTTTGCAGGTGTTGGAGCTGGATTTATTTCTGCTCTCATATCCTTTCTTCACCCTACCTTTTGCACGATTGGCAGAGATATATGTTTTTCTCTACTGAAAGCTGCAACTTGTTTGTTATGTTACTATTTTGCACAAACCAAGTAGGAGATATTTTTCTTGCATTCCTGTAAAAAATACCCCGGATGGACCAAGCCGTATTTGCTTGTTCCATTGCTTTTTTAATCTTGACAATGCCGtctgaagcatcgattgcatgtatTGGTTTTCTGCCCTCTTGAATATGAGGAAACTGTTTAGATATGTTCAGTAGCAAAATTAAACCCCGATATGTTTGTGTTTGATTGAATAAAATTTAGTCTTGCTACAGATAGTCAGCCTTGTAAGTTGTATGCTGCATTATTTTGTCATACTGATAACCATTTGTTACTCCTTAATTCTGTAAAACCTCTTCAAGTATTCAacacttggtgttgagaagtaagTAACATTCCTAGTCATTTATTGTTTCCAGAAACAAAGAGTTTATCTGGATATGGCAATTAACTAGACtcttgacttttttttttgtcagCCTGTATAACCTCGAGAGCTGCCTGTTTGTACTATTCCCATACTTCTCGTAAGAACACCTTGCTTGAATAACATTCTCGCGATTTGAGGATTCTAGATTCAGTTTCATATTTGTTTGCAGGTATATGCTAGCTGAAGGCTTTGGTCTGTCCGGCATAGTCTCAATACTCTTTACGGGAATTGTGGGTACCAACTTCAATGATCCATTCACGGATTATTATTTTTGTGTGATGTTATTCATATGATAGTCGAACCTTCCTTTTCAGGTGATGAAGAGATACACATCCCCAAACTTGTCAGAGGACTCCCAGCGTTTCACAGCTTCCCTTTTCCATCTGCTTTCATCATTAGCAGAAACTTTTGTGTAAGGCAACATTATAGTCTTTCTGTTTCGATAATTTACTTAGATGCTTGTCTAATAATCCTACAGGTTCATATATATGGGATTTGATATTGCAATGGAGCGTCAAAGCTGGTCACACATTGGGTTCATATTTTTCTCGATTGTATCCTTCACTTTTACTGGAAGCTACTTTGTACTGCACGTAATTCTTTGTGAGAGATTCGTTGCTATTTTCGATTTTCCTTAGCATTTATTTCGGTCGATTCATAAAGATCTTCATATTAGTTGCAAGGTATGGTTACATTGAGCCTTGTTTTAGATCTATTTTTGCATTCCCTAAAGTTAGTTTGGAGAGGTTTGAGTATGTATGCTAATAAGCAACATCAACTCTGAATACAACACAAAAAAAAAGGACTTTATGAGCAAGCTTTATAAAAATGGTACCATGTCTGTTATACATTAGGTTGATGCTGAAGCAAAAGAACTTGTTGCGTAAGCACTGAACTGGCGATTGCACATTATTAATCGATATGAGCTTGCTCAAGTTACTTAGTTTTTCCA contains the following coding sequences:
- the LOC124694607 gene encoding sodium/hydrogen exchanger 6-like, coding for MLLLPPIIFQSGFSLAPKPFFSNFGAIITFAIVGTFIASIVTGVLVYLAGLIHLVYRMPLIESMMFGALVSATDPVTVLSIFQELGTDVNLYALVFGESVLNDAMAISLYRTMSSLRTNPSSQNIFIVILRFLEDFFGSMSIGVGAGFISALLFKYSTLGVENLYNLESCLFVLFPYFSYMLAEGFGLSGIVSILFTGIVMKRYTSPNLSEDSQRFTASLFHLLSSLAETFVFIYMGFDIAMERQSWSHIGFIFFSIIFILVARAANVFSCAFLVNLARPPHRKISRQYQQALWYSGLRGAMAFALALQSVHDLPEGHGQAILSATISIIVLTVLLIGGSTSTMLESLHVAGDGNNGQHHSLEDQENSEGNNVGNIELNNVEGTSNASKFRLKLREFQRSTPSFTTLDRHYLTPFFTSQNGDSDDDDHDPNGAPQRSNELQGVESHRLPTREMD